A genomic window from Brassica oleracea var. oleracea cultivar TO1000 chromosome C8, BOL, whole genome shotgun sequence includes:
- the LOC106312808 gene encoding transcription factor bHLH60-like, translating to MDLTGAFGARSAAVGPCREPPGLESLHIGGGDGGFTALLELPPTQAVELLHFTDPSLSSSSQAAAAAVAGIGLDVSPPPPLHAYGALTFPSNEALMERAARFSVMANEQQQQQNGNVSGETTTTSSVPSNSDRVKTEPGETDSSQRLENNRCGKRKELDKKVKGSTKKKSKSSEENEKLPYVHVRARRGQATDSHSLAERARREKINARMKLLQELVPGCDKIQGTALVLDEIINHVQSLQRQVEMLSMRLAAVNPRIDFNFDTLLASENGSLMDGSFSGTAMQLAWPHQVTETEQSFHHRQLQQLPLPPQQWPYDGLNQPAWGREGDQDQGNGHSSLMVGSASLHPNQVKMEL from the exons ATGGATCTGACCGGAGCCTTCGGAGCTAGATCCGCCGCCGTTGGGCCGTGCCGGGAACCACCAGGGCTCGAATCGCTTCATATCGGCGGCGGCGACGGTGGTTTCACTGCGTTGCTTGAGCTTCCGCCTACACAAGCCGTGGAGCTTCTTCATTTCACCGATCCCTCGCTGTCTTCTTCTTCTCAAGCGGCGGCGGCGGCCGTCGCCGGAATCGGTTTAGATGTCTCTCCACCGCCGCCGCTTCACGCTTACGGAGCATTGACTTTTCCTTCTAACGAAGCCCTCATGGAGCGAGCGGCTCGCTTCTCGGTGATGGCCAATGAGCAGCAGCAGCAGCAAAACGGAAACGTCTCCGGTGAGACTACCACGACGAGCTCGGTGCCTTCTAACTCCGATAGAGTCAAGACCGAGCCTGGTGAGACGGATTCATCTCAGCGTTTGGAGAACAATCGATGTGGCAAGAGGAAAGAACTCGACAAGAAG GTGAAAGGCTCAACGAAGAAGAAGAGTAAAAGCTCTGAAGAGAACGAGAAGCTGCCTTATGTTCACGTCAGAGCTCGCCGCGGTCAAGCAACGGATAGCCATAGCTTAGCAGAACGA GCAAGAAGGGAGAAGATTAATGCACGAATGAAGCTGCTACAGGAACTGGTCCCAGGCTGTGATAAG ATTCAAGGTACTGCGTTGGTGCTGGATGAGATCATTAACCATGTCCAGTCTTTACAACGTCAAGTGGAG ATGCTATCAATGAGACTTGCTGCCGTAAACCCCAGAATAGACTTCAATTTCGACACCTTATTAGCCTCAGAA AATGGTTCTTTAATGGATGGGAGCTTTAGTGGTACAGCAATGCAGCTAGCTTGGCCTCATCAAGTCACCGAGACTGAACAATCCTTTCATCACCGGCAACTGCAACAACTACCACTACCACCGCAACAATGGCCTTATGATGGATTGAACCAGCCGGCTTGGGGAAGAGAAGGGGATCAAGATCAGGGCAATGGACACAGCAGTTTGATGGTGGGTTCTGCTAGTTTGCACCCAAACCAGGTCAAAATGGAGCTGTGA